In the Solanum pennellii chromosome 5, SPENNV200 genome, one interval contains:
- the LOC107018669 gene encoding bidirectional sugar transporter N3-like has translation MALFDLHHPWLFVFGVLGNVISILVFLAPVPAFRRICKEKSTMGYQSVPYVVALFSSMLWMYYAFIKKNAILLVSINSFGCIVETIYITIFILYASKEARRQTVQLLVLLIGGLYTLIFLITLFPLNGVLRVQVVGWICVTVAVGVFAAPLSIVFQVVRTKTVEFMPFTLSFFLTLSAIMWFGYGLLLKDLCIALPNVLGFFLGMIQMLLYGIYRNAKPAIDLEKKVCEHVVNSEQIYPVDSEDVNSNDTEEINMAAIVPVVVANNNENEERLGDDVAQVKLQPFQTPVLVVCAA, from the exons ATGGCCTTATTTGACCTCCACCATCCATGGCTCTTCGTCTTTGGAGTCTTAG GAAATGTTATCTCCATATTGGTCTTCTTAGCTCCAGT TCCAGCATTCAGACGAATTTGCAAAGAAAAATCAACGATGGGTTATCAATCAGTACCTTACGTGGTAGCACTATTTTCATCGATGTTATGGATGTATTATGCATTTATCAAGAAAAATGCAATTCTTCTAGTCTCCATCAACTCCTTTGGTTGCATTGTTGAGACCATTTACATTACGATTTTCATTCTCTACGCATCCAAGGAGGCTAGG AGGCAAACGGTGCAACTTTTGGTATTATTGATCGGAGGATTATACACACTCATATTTTTAATCACTTTATTTCCTCTGAATGGAGTCCTACGCGTACAAGTTGTTGGTTGGATTTGTGTAACCGTAGCAGTGGGTGTTTTTGCAGCACCTCTTAGCATCGTG tttcaaGTGGTTCGAACAAAGACTGTGGAATTCATGCCTTTCACcctctctttctttcttactttgaGTGCTATCATGTGGTTTGGCTATGGACTCCTCCTTAAGGACTTGTGTATTGCA TTGCCGAATGTATTGGGTTTTTTTCTGGGAATGATTCAAATGTTGTTATATGGAATTTACCGGAACGCGAAGCCAGCGATAGATTTAGAGAAAAAAGTTTGTGAGCATGTAGTAAACTCGGAGCAGATTTATCCTGTTGATTCCGAGGACGTTAATTCCAACGATACAGAGGAAATTAACATGGCCGCTATAGTTCCAGTAGTGGTGGCAAATAACAATGAGAATGAGGAGAGACTTGGTGATGACGTAGCACAAGTGAAGTTGCAGCCCTTTCAAACACCGGTGCTTGTGGTGTGTGCTGCATGA